The proteins below are encoded in one region of Equus przewalskii isolate Varuska chromosome 1, EquPr2, whole genome shotgun sequence:
- the RAMAC gene encoding RNA guanine-N7 methyltransferase activating subunit: MTDTSEAVPSFEEMFASRFTEDDKEYQEYLKRPPESPPIVEEWNSRAGGSHRNRGNRLQDNRQFRGRDGRRGWPSDNRSNQWHGRSWGNNYPQHRQEPYYPHQYGHCGYNQRPPYGYY, encoded by the exons ATGACTGACACTTCTGAAGCTGTTCCAAGTTTTGAAGAGATGTTTGCCAGTAGATTCACAGAAGATGACAAAGAGTACCAGGAGTACCTGAAACGCCCTCCTGAGTCCCCTCCAATTGTTGAGGAATGGAACAGCAGAGCTGGTGGGAGCCACAGGAATCGAGGCAACCG gTTGCAAGATAACAGACAGTTTAGAGGTAGGGATGGCAGACGGGGGTGGCCAAGTGACAATCGATCCAATCAGTGGCATGGACGATCCTGGGGTAACAATTACCCACAGCACAGACAAGAACCGTATTACCCCCACCAGTATGGACACTGTGGTTATAACCAGCGGCCTCCGTACGGCTACTACTAA